One Clupea harengus chromosome 3, Ch_v2.0.2, whole genome shotgun sequence DNA window includes the following coding sequences:
- the chkb gene encoding choline/ethanolamine kinase isoform X1: MIASVITSFTARVFARPLLRLNLVAHQYPPRHFHRQHATMQSSQNITVSGDASHKPGGAVRGISSTLTNNTSPTLGARLVINDRPRRTPSPRGPNGDEDSEAESYRGGRRDEVDRDTRARAFAWCRDFLSGSWKTISEEDFEISIVSGGLSNLLYKCSLPDHVRPVGDEPARVLLRIYGAILQGVDSLVLESVMFAILAERTLGPRLFGIFPEGRLEQYIPSNRLRTEQLAVPELSAEIASKMARFHGMVMPFNKEPKWLFGTIDRYMEQIKTLKFVRDTHIKKFNKVMKYDLPNELETLRSLLAATHSPVVFCHNDVQEGNILMLDGRQVNATDKLMLIDFEYSSYNYRGFDFGNHFCEWMYDYTYDQWPFYKSSVDHYPTKEQQLHFIRHYLTESGGYGDREDHLQVEEELMLEANRFALASHFFWGLWSIIQARISTIEFGYMDYALCRFDAYFRQKKLVA; the protein is encoded by the exons ATGATTGCTAGTGTTATCACATCCTTTACAGCGCGAGTTTTTGCTCGCCCACTGCTTCGCTTGAATCTCGTAGCTCATCAGTACCCCCCAAGACACTTCCACAGGCAGCACGCCACGATGCAGTCGAGCCAAAACATCACTGTCAGCGGCGACGCTTCTCACAAACCCGGAGGAGCCGTCAGGGGGATATCGTCTACACTAACTAACAACACCAGTCCCACTCTAGGGGCTAGGCTCGTGATTAACGATAGGCCAAGGAGGACACCGAGTCCCCGCGGACCGAACGGGGATGAAGACTCCGAAGCGGAGTCCTACCGGGGCGGGCGGAGGGACGAGGTCGACCGGGACACCCGCGCGAGAGCATTCGCGTGGTGCCGAGATTTTCTGTCTGGGTCGTGGAAGACCATCTCCGAAGAGGACTTTGAAATCAGTATTGTCAG TGGAGGACTCAGTAATCTGCTCTACAAATGCAGTTTGCCCGACCATGTCCGTCCGGTTGGCGATGAGCCGGCCCGTGTGCTTTTACGGATTTACGGAGCTATCCTCCAG ggGGTGGACTCTCTGGTCTTAGAGAGTGTGATGTTTGCCATCCTGGCAGAGAGGACTTTGGGCCCACGGCTCTTTGGAATCTTCCCTGAGGGGAGACTGGAGCAGTACATACCT AGCAATCGCCTGCGCACAGAGCAATTGGCCGTTCCAGAACTTTCTGCGGAGATAGCGTCAAAGATGGCCCGTTTCCATGGCATGGTCATGCCCTTCAACAAGGAGCCCAAGTGGCTCTTCGGGACCATTGACAG GTACATGGAGCAGATAAAGACTCTGAAGTTTGTCCGGGACACCCACATAAAAAAGTTCAACAAGGTGATGAAGTATGACCTGCCCAATGAACTGGAGACCCTGAG gTCACTGCTGGCAGCGACTCATTCTCCTGTGGTTTTCTGTCACAATGACGTACAGGAAG GGAACATACTGATGCTAGATGGCCGTCAGGTGAATGCCACCGACAAACTGATGCTCATCGACTTTGAGTACAGCAGCTACAACTACAG GGGCTTTGACTTTGGGAACCACTTCTGTGAGTGGATGTATGACTACACGTATGACCAGTGGCCCTTCTACAAGTCCAGCGTTGACCACTACCCCACCAAGGAGCAGCAG ctGCACTTCATCCGACACTACCTGACTGAGAGCGGGGGATACGGAGACAGAGAAgaccacctgcaggtggaggaggagcttaTGCTAGAGGCCAATCG GTTTGCGCTGGCCTCGCACTTCTTCTGGGGACTTTGGTCCATCATCCAGGCCCGGATATCTACCATAGAGTTTGGCtacatg gACTATGCCCTATGCAGATTTGATGCCTACTTCAGGCAGAAGAAGCTTGTGGCCTGA
- the chkb gene encoding choline/ethanolamine kinase isoform X2: MIASVITSFTARVFARPLLRLNLVAHQYPPRHFHRQHATMQSSQNITVSGDASHKPGGAVRGISSTLTNNTSPTLGARLVINDRPRRTPSPRGPNGDEDSEAESYRGGRRDEVDRDTRARAFAWCRDFLSGSWKTISEEDFEISIVSGGLSNLLYKCSLPDHVRPVGDEPARVLLRIYGAILQGVDSLVLESVMFAILAERTLGPRLFGIFPEGRLEQYIPSNRLRTEQLAVPELSAEIASKMARFHGMVMPFNKEPKWLFGTIDRYMEQIKTLKFVRDTHIKKFNKVMKYDLPNELETLRSLLAATHSPVVFCHNDVQEDGRQVNATDKLMLIDFEYSSYNYRGFDFGNHFCEWMYDYTYDQWPFYKSSVDHYPTKEQQLHFIRHYLTESGGYGDREDHLQVEEELMLEANRFALASHFFWGLWSIIQARISTIEFGYMDYALCRFDAYFRQKKLVA; encoded by the exons ATGATTGCTAGTGTTATCACATCCTTTACAGCGCGAGTTTTTGCTCGCCCACTGCTTCGCTTGAATCTCGTAGCTCATCAGTACCCCCCAAGACACTTCCACAGGCAGCACGCCACGATGCAGTCGAGCCAAAACATCACTGTCAGCGGCGACGCTTCTCACAAACCCGGAGGAGCCGTCAGGGGGATATCGTCTACACTAACTAACAACACCAGTCCCACTCTAGGGGCTAGGCTCGTGATTAACGATAGGCCAAGGAGGACACCGAGTCCCCGCGGACCGAACGGGGATGAAGACTCCGAAGCGGAGTCCTACCGGGGCGGGCGGAGGGACGAGGTCGACCGGGACACCCGCGCGAGAGCATTCGCGTGGTGCCGAGATTTTCTGTCTGGGTCGTGGAAGACCATCTCCGAAGAGGACTTTGAAATCAGTATTGTCAG TGGAGGACTCAGTAATCTGCTCTACAAATGCAGTTTGCCCGACCATGTCCGTCCGGTTGGCGATGAGCCGGCCCGTGTGCTTTTACGGATTTACGGAGCTATCCTCCAG ggGGTGGACTCTCTGGTCTTAGAGAGTGTGATGTTTGCCATCCTGGCAGAGAGGACTTTGGGCCCACGGCTCTTTGGAATCTTCCCTGAGGGGAGACTGGAGCAGTACATACCT AGCAATCGCCTGCGCACAGAGCAATTGGCCGTTCCAGAACTTTCTGCGGAGATAGCGTCAAAGATGGCCCGTTTCCATGGCATGGTCATGCCCTTCAACAAGGAGCCCAAGTGGCTCTTCGGGACCATTGACAG GTACATGGAGCAGATAAAGACTCTGAAGTTTGTCCGGGACACCCACATAAAAAAGTTCAACAAGGTGATGAAGTATGACCTGCCCAATGAACTGGAGACCCTGAG gTCACTGCTGGCAGCGACTCATTCTCCTGTGGTTTTCTGTCACAATGACGTACAGGAAG ATGGCCGTCAGGTGAATGCCACCGACAAACTGATGCTCATCGACTTTGAGTACAGCAGCTACAACTACAG GGGCTTTGACTTTGGGAACCACTTCTGTGAGTGGATGTATGACTACACGTATGACCAGTGGCCCTTCTACAAGTCCAGCGTTGACCACTACCCCACCAAGGAGCAGCAG ctGCACTTCATCCGACACTACCTGACTGAGAGCGGGGGATACGGAGACAGAGAAgaccacctgcaggtggaggaggagcttaTGCTAGAGGCCAATCG GTTTGCGCTGGCCTCGCACTTCTTCTGGGGACTTTGGTCCATCATCCAGGCCCGGATATCTACCATAGAGTTTGGCtacatg gACTATGCCCTATGCAGATTTGATGCCTACTTCAGGCAGAAGAAGCTTGTGGCCTGA